A section of the Rhizobium sp. Pop5 genome encodes:
- a CDS encoding PilZ domain-containing protein — MHSFQSAQTQRPAPRPEQGVFQRVPINMQGRLMLANYEEFECMVIDMSPGDMYVTCLGRPRASERVVAYIDHLGRVEGYVQTIDGRGFTMSINATDRKREKLAAQLTWLANKHELGLPEDRRHDRLTPRDVKTELTLEDGTRYSCRIMDLSLSGAAIDVEMRPSIGTAVRLGNMRGRVVRHFVEGVAIEFLSIQSRETLREFL, encoded by the coding sequence ATGCACTCGTTCCAGTCAGCTCAGACGCAAAGACCTGCGCCGCGCCCTGAACAGGGCGTGTTCCAGCGTGTGCCCATCAATATGCAGGGCCGGCTGATGCTTGCCAATTACGAGGAATTCGAATGCATGGTGATCGACATGTCGCCTGGCGACATGTACGTCACCTGCCTCGGCCGACCCCGCGCCAGCGAACGGGTGGTCGCCTATATCGATCATCTCGGTCGCGTCGAAGGTTACGTTCAGACGATTGACGGCCGCGGCTTCACCATGTCGATCAACGCCACCGACCGCAAACGCGAGAAGCTTGCCGCTCAACTCACCTGGCTTGCCAATAAACACGAGCTCGGCCTGCCCGAAGATCGCCGCCACGACCGCCTGACACCGCGAGACGTCAAGACCGAACTCACGCTCGAGGATGGCACGCGCTATTCCTGCCGCATCATGGACCTTTCGCTGTCGGGCGCTGCCATCGACGTCGAAATGCGTCCCTCCATCGGAACGGCGGTGCGTCTCGGCAATATGCGCGGCCGTGTCGTTCGCCACTTCGTCGAAGGTGTCGCGATCGAATTCCTCTCGATCCAGTCCCGCGAGACGCTGCGCGAATTTCTTTAG
- a CDS encoding PAS domain-containing protein, which yields MRLQTTIEIFDYWNRIRGTADAPLKSQVEPSAVPHLLQSLFILETRDGGDIGFRLAGTRICDLFGRDLRGERFSSLWANGQHTDIERTAMGVMDHAMPALFNATGYSTVGHQASFEIVMMPLRSRDGACDRLLGAIAPAAAASWLEIVPLEFLALDRSRLLPTHFGKAVPAVPRPINEVVAGRGARFGEIMRRMVSQLLTSVEAR from the coding sequence ATGCGTTTACAGACGACCATCGAAATATTTGACTACTGGAACCGTATCCGCGGCACCGCGGATGCACCGTTGAAATCCCAGGTCGAACCTTCTGCAGTCCCCCATCTTCTCCAGAGTCTCTTTATTCTGGAGACACGCGACGGCGGAGACATCGGTTTCCGGCTTGCCGGCACCCGCATCTGCGATCTCTTCGGGCGAGATCTGCGCGGCGAACGCTTTTCCTCGCTCTGGGCGAATGGCCAGCATACCGATATCGAACGCACGGCGATGGGCGTGATGGACCATGCAATGCCGGCGCTGTTCAATGCCACCGGCTACAGCACCGTCGGCCATCAGGCTTCTTTCGAGATCGTTATGATGCCGCTACGCTCACGAGATGGCGCCTGCGATCGGCTGCTCGGCGCGATCGCACCAGCGGCGGCCGCGAGCTGGCTGGAGATCGTGCCGCTCGAATTCCTGGCGCTGGACCGCAGCCGCCTGCTGCCGACACATTTCGGCAAGGCCGTGCCGGCCGTCCCGCGCCCGATCAACGAGGTCGTCGCCGGCAGAGGCGCCCGTTTTGGCGAGATCATGCGCCGTATGGTGTCGCAGTTGCTGACGAGCGTGGAGGCGCGCTGA
- a CDS encoding transglutaminase-like cysteine peptidase, with protein MTTANILKGGLMAGAIMMAMAGSGQAMPASMALAGNASPPIGHYEFCKANPKECAYAGGDAGPAILTEDRWKEILKVNYTVNSTIQPETDEQIYGVEERWAYPTTVGDCEDYALLKRKMLIDDGFSPSDTLMTVVLQPNGEGHAVLTVRTDHGDFILDNMRNKVLLWSDTEYTFLKRQSADDPARWSKLQDGRAVAVGSVK; from the coding sequence ATGACAACTGCGAATATCCTGAAAGGCGGCCTTATGGCCGGTGCCATCATGATGGCGATGGCGGGTTCGGGACAGGCGATGCCCGCCAGCATGGCACTGGCAGGCAATGCCAGCCCGCCGATCGGACACTACGAATTCTGCAAGGCGAATCCGAAAGAATGCGCCTATGCCGGCGGCGATGCCGGTCCGGCCATTCTTACCGAGGATCGCTGGAAGGAAATCCTCAAGGTCAACTACACTGTCAATTCGACGATTCAACCGGAGACGGATGAACAGATCTACGGCGTCGAAGAGCGCTGGGCCTATCCCACAACCGTCGGCGATTGTGAGGACTATGCCCTCTTGAAGCGCAAGATGCTGATCGACGACGGCTTCTCGCCGTCCGATACGCTGATGACGGTCGTGCTGCAGCCAAACGGCGAAGGTCATGCCGTGCTGACGGTTCGCACCGATCACGGCGACTTCATCCTCGACAACATGCGCAACAAGGTGCTGCTGTGGTCGGATACCGAATACACCTTTCTGAAGCGCCAGTCCGCCGACGATCCGGCTCGCTGGTCGAAGCTTCAGGACGGCCGCGCTGTCGCGGTTGGTAGCGTCAAGTAA
- the pip gene encoding prolyl aminopeptidase: MSPLYPEIEPYDHGLLDTGDGNMIYWEACGNPAGLPALVLHGGPGSGCSTAARRQFDPDAYRIILFDQRNCGRSLPSAANRETDLSLNTTWHLIADIERLRTHLGINSWLLLGNSWGSTLALAYAETHPNRVRAIVIAGVTTTRRSEIDWLYRGMAPLFPEEWHRFRQAIPSGMHTEDEDIVTAYHRLLNDPDPETRLKAARDWHDWEAASILLADPVGLPRRWSDPGYLLTRARIINHYFVHGAWLEEGVLLKNAARLSGIPGVLLQGRFDIEAPLVTAWELARAWPQSELRIIARAAHSTSNPDMSAAIVAATDRFRDFPQK, translated from the coding sequence ATGTCACCTCTTTATCCTGAAATCGAACCCTATGATCATGGCCTGCTCGATACGGGCGACGGCAACATGATCTATTGGGAGGCCTGCGGCAACCCGGCTGGCCTGCCGGCGCTTGTGCTGCATGGCGGGCCGGGTTCCGGTTGTTCGACCGCCGCCAGGCGCCAGTTCGATCCCGATGCTTACCGGATCATTCTGTTCGATCAGCGCAATTGCGGCCGCAGCCTGCCGAGCGCAGCCAATCGAGAAACCGATCTTTCCCTCAACACCACCTGGCATCTCATCGCCGATATCGAACGGCTGCGGACCCATCTCGGCATCAACAGCTGGCTCCTTCTCGGTAATTCCTGGGGTTCCACGCTGGCGCTCGCCTATGCCGAAACCCATCCGAATCGGGTCCGCGCAATCGTCATCGCTGGCGTGACTACCACGCGCCGCTCGGAGATCGACTGGCTCTATCGTGGCATGGCGCCTCTCTTTCCCGAGGAATGGCACCGTTTCCGTCAGGCGATTCCGTCTGGCATGCACACCGAGGACGAGGATATCGTCACCGCGTATCATCGTCTTCTCAACGATCCGGATCCGGAAACGCGCCTCAAGGCGGCACGCGACTGGCATGATTGGGAGGCGGCCTCGATCCTGCTCGCCGATCCCGTAGGCCTGCCGCGCCGCTGGTCCGATCCCGGCTATCTGCTGACGCGCGCCCGCATCATTAACCACTATTTCGTACACGGCGCCTGGCTTGAGGAAGGCGTGCTGTTGAAGAATGCAGCGCGACTCAGCGGTATTCCCGGTGTCCTGCTGCAGGGCAGGTTCGACATCGAGGCGCCGCTTGTCACCGCCTGGGAACTGGCTCGCGCCTGGCCGCAAAGCGAACTCAGGATCATCGCGCGCGCCGCCCATTCCACTTCAAATCCCGATATGAGCGCGGCGATCGTTGCCGCCACCGACCGATTTCGCGACTTTCCTCAAAAATAA
- the folE gene encoding GTP cyclohydrolase I FolE codes for MDAIVKNFPQTNRESDRPSQQEAEEAVRVLLRWAGDNPAREGLLETPARVAKAYRELFAGYDMAPEDVLGRTFEEVAGYDDMVLVKDIPFYSHCEHHMVPIIGKAHVAYMPDGRVLGLSKIARVVEIYGRRLQTQETMTAQIARAIDDTLNPRGVAVMIEAEHMCMAMRGVQKQGSTTLTTTFTGTFKTEPADQARFMSMVRSR; via the coding sequence ATGGACGCCATCGTAAAGAACTTTCCGCAGACGAACCGCGAGTCTGATCGGCCTTCCCAACAGGAGGCCGAGGAAGCCGTGCGCGTTCTGCTGCGCTGGGCGGGCGACAATCCGGCGCGCGAAGGCCTGCTCGAGACGCCGGCGCGCGTAGCCAAAGCCTACCGCGAGCTTTTCGCCGGCTACGACATGGCGCCGGAAGACGTGCTCGGCCGCACCTTCGAGGAGGTTGCCGGCTACGACGATATGGTCCTCGTCAAGGACATTCCGTTCTATTCGCATTGCGAACACCACATGGTGCCGATCATCGGCAAGGCCCACGTCGCCTATATGCCGGATGGCCGCGTGCTCGGCCTGTCGAAGATTGCCCGCGTCGTAGAGATCTACGGCCGCCGCCTCCAGACGCAGGAGACGATGACCGCGCAGATCGCCCGTGCCATCGACGATACACTCAATCCGCGCGGCGTCGCCGTGATGATCGAGGCCGAACACATGTGCATGGCGATGCGCGGCGTTCAGAAGCAGGGCTCGACCACGTTGACGACGACATTTACGGGAACGTTCAAGACCGAACCGGCCGATCAGGCCCGTTTCATGAGCATGGTGCGGAGCCGCTGA
- a CDS encoding CBS domain-containing protein: MTSSVKAILDLKGRDVVTVGPNTTVAEAANVLSKKKIGAIVVVGMENRISGMFTERDLVHAIAKHGKEGLDQPLSQVMTSKVYRCHEETTVNELMELMTSRRFRHVPVESHGKLAGIISIGDVVKSRIAEVEREAEDIKAYIAG; the protein is encoded by the coding sequence ATGACCAGTTCAGTCAAAGCAATCCTCGACCTGAAGGGCAGGGACGTCGTCACCGTCGGGCCGAACACCACGGTCGCCGAGGCGGCCAACGTCCTGAGCAAGAAGAAGATCGGCGCCATCGTCGTCGTCGGGATGGAAAACCGGATTTCGGGCATGTTCACCGAGCGCGATCTCGTCCACGCCATCGCCAAACATGGTAAGGAGGGCCTCGATCAGCCGCTCTCTCAGGTGATGACGTCAAAAGTCTATCGCTGCCACGAAGAAACGACCGTCAATGAGTTGATGGAACTGATGACCAGCCGCCGTTTCCGTCACGTACCGGTGGAAAGCCACGGCAAACTCGCCGGCATCATCTCGATCGGTGACGTGGTGAAATCGCGTATCGCCGAAGTCGAGCGCGAAGCCGAGGACATCAAGGCCTATATTGCCGGCTGA
- the thrS gene encoding threonine--tRNA ligase, whose amino-acid sequence MSQSVSVTFPDGSVRSFPAGATGKDVAESISRSLAKSAVAIAIDGAVRDLSDAVTDGKIEIITRKDGRALELIRHDAAHVMAEAVQELWPGTQVTIGPVIENGFYYDFAKNEPFTPDDLPKIEKKMKEIIARNAPFTKQIWSREKAKEVFAAKGENYKVELVDAIPEGQDLKIYNQGEWFDLCRGPHMASTGQIGTAFKLMKVAGAYWRGDSKNAMLSRIYGTAWADQADLDNYLHVLAEAEKRDHRKLGREMDLFHFQEEGPGVVFWHGKGWRIFQTLVAYMRRRLAADYQEVNAPQVLDTALWETSGHWGWYQENMFAVKSAHATTHPEDKEADNRVFALKPMNCPGHVQIFKHGLKSYRELPIRLAEFGLVHRYEPSGALHGLMRVRGFTQDDAHIFCTDEQMAAECLKINDLILSVYEDFGFKEIVVKLSTRPDKRVGSDALWDRAEAVMTDVLKTIEAQSEGRIKTGILPGEGAFYGPKFEYTLKDAIGREWQCGTTQVDFNLPERFGAFYIDSNSEKTQPVMIHRAICGSMERFLGILIENFAGHMPLWVSPLQVVVATITSEADAYGGEVADALRDAGLHVETDFRNEKINYKIREHSVTKVPVIIVCGKKEAEERTVNIRRLGSQDQVSMGLDAAVESLALEATPPDVRRKAEAKKARAA is encoded by the coding sequence ATGTCCCAATCCGTTTCCGTGACATTTCCCGATGGTTCGGTGCGCAGCTTCCCGGCTGGCGCGACCGGTAAGGATGTCGCCGAATCCATTTCCAGGTCGCTTGCCAAGAGCGCCGTCGCCATTGCGATCGACGGCGCCGTGCGCGACCTTTCCGATGCCGTGACCGACGGCAAGATCGAAATCATCACGCGCAAGGACGGCCGCGCGCTGGAACTCATCCGACACGATGCCGCGCACGTCATGGCCGAAGCGGTGCAGGAGCTTTGGCCCGGCACCCAGGTGACGATCGGTCCTGTGATCGAGAACGGCTTCTATTATGACTTCGCGAAGAACGAGCCTTTCACGCCTGACGATCTGCCGAAGATCGAAAAGAAGATGAAGGAAATCATCGCCCGCAACGCGCCCTTCACCAAGCAGATCTGGTCGCGAGAGAAGGCCAAAGAAGTTTTTGCCGCCAAAGGTGAAAACTACAAAGTCGAACTCGTCGATGCGATTCCTGAAGGACAGGATCTGAAGATCTACAATCAGGGTGAATGGTTCGACCTTTGCCGCGGCCCGCACATGGCCTCGACAGGCCAGATCGGCACCGCCTTCAAGCTGATGAAGGTTGCCGGCGCCTACTGGCGCGGCGACAGCAAAAACGCCATGCTGTCGCGCATCTACGGCACGGCATGGGCTGATCAGGCCGATCTCGACAATTATCTGCACGTGCTCGCCGAAGCCGAAAAGCGCGATCACCGCAAGCTCGGCCGCGAAATGGACCTGTTCCATTTCCAGGAAGAAGGCCCGGGCGTCGTCTTCTGGCACGGCAAGGGCTGGCGCATCTTCCAGACGCTCGTCGCCTATATGCGCCGCCGTCTTGCCGCCGACTATCAGGAAGTCAACGCGCCGCAGGTGCTCGACACCGCACTCTGGGAAACCTCAGGCCACTGGGGCTGGTACCAGGAAAATATGTTCGCCGTGAAATCGGCCCATGCCACGACGCATCCGGAAGACAAGGAAGCGGACAATCGCGTCTTCGCATTGAAGCCGATGAACTGCCCTGGACATGTGCAGATCTTCAAGCATGGCCTGAAGTCCTATCGCGAACTGCCGATCCGTCTCGCCGAATTCGGCCTCGTGCATCGCTACGAGCCCTCGGGCGCACTGCACGGGCTGATGCGCGTGCGCGGCTTCACACAGGACGACGCACACATCTTCTGCACGGACGAGCAGATGGCGGCCGAATGCCTGAAGATCAACGACTTGATCCTGTCGGTCTATGAAGACTTCGGTTTCAAGGAAATCGTCGTCAAGCTTTCGACACGTCCGGACAAGCGCGTCGGCTCCGACGCACTCTGGGACCGTGCGGAAGCAGTCATGACCGATGTCTTGAAGACGATCGAGGCGCAATCCGAAGGACGCATCAAGACCGGTATCCTGCCGGGCGAGGGCGCTTTCTACGGGCCGAAGTTCGAATATACGCTGAAGGACGCAATCGGCCGGGAATGGCAATGCGGCACGACGCAGGTCGACTTCAACCTGCCGGAACGCTTCGGCGCCTTCTATATCGACAGCAACTCCGAAAAGACGCAGCCGGTGATGATCCACCGGGCCATCTGCGGCTCGATGGAACGCTTCCTCGGCATCCTGATCGAGAACTTCGCCGGTCACATGCCGCTCTGGGTATCGCCGCTGCAGGTCGTCGTTGCGACGATTACCTCGGAAGCCGACGCTTACGGCGGGGAAGTGGCGGATGCGCTGCGCGACGCGGGGCTGCATGTCGAGACCGACTTCCGTAACGAGAAGATCAACTACAAGATCCGCGAGCATTCCGTCACGAAAGTTCCCGTCATCATCGTCTGCGGCAAGAAGGAAGCCGAAGAGCGCACGGTCAATATCCGCCGTCTCGGCAGCCAGGACCAGGTTTCGATGGGGCTCGACGCCGCCGTCGAGAGCCTCGCTCTGGAAGCAACGCCGCCAGACGTCCGCCGCAAGGCCGAAGCAAAGAAAGCCAGGGCGGCCTGA
- a CDS encoding rhomboid family intramembrane serine protease encodes MNEQTAEPNKAPEPPEVQPPARPPRVPVFNLPPALFFSLCLLVLIYAVQTLVLSDDAVSWLLFTFGFVPARYVIPLSQQGWELFWTPVTYSLLHGSVQHIVFNGFWLMAFGAPVVRRIGTLRFVLFWILSSVASAAVHTALNWGDISLLIGASGVISGLMGAACRFAFPADQRLMLSMPTHLNARLSIFEALKSRTVVIFMLLWLIGNALIAVGIPLAGDSDQAIAWDAHIGGFVFGFLLFSLFDRAPRPPVEPAITGKDILQS; translated from the coding sequence ATGAACGAGCAGACGGCCGAGCCGAACAAGGCGCCCGAACCTCCCGAGGTCCAGCCGCCGGCACGGCCACCGCGTGTACCGGTCTTCAACCTTCCGCCTGCGCTGTTCTTCAGCCTTTGCCTGCTGGTCCTCATCTATGCGGTGCAGACGCTGGTGCTGTCCGACGATGCGGTAAGCTGGCTGCTCTTCACCTTCGGCTTCGTTCCCGCCCGCTACGTGATTCCGCTGTCGCAGCAGGGGTGGGAATTGTTCTGGACGCCCGTCACCTATTCGCTGCTGCATGGCAGCGTCCAGCACATCGTCTTCAACGGATTCTGGCTCATGGCTTTCGGCGCACCGGTCGTGCGCCGGATCGGAACGCTGCGTTTCGTTCTCTTCTGGATTCTCTCCTCCGTCGCATCCGCCGCCGTGCACACCGCGCTCAACTGGGGCGACATATCGCTGCTCATCGGCGCATCTGGCGTCATCTCCGGGTTGATGGGGGCTGCCTGCCGATTCGCCTTTCCGGCCGACCAGCGGCTGATGCTGTCCATGCCGACACATCTCAATGCGCGGCTTTCCATCTTCGAAGCGCTGAAGAGCCGGACTGTCGTGATTTTCATGCTGCTCTGGCTCATCGGCAACGCGCTGATCGCCGTCGGCATACCGCTCGCGGGCGATAGCGATCAGGCGATCGCCTGGGACGCGCATATCGGCGGCTTCGTCTTCGGCTTCCTGCTTTTTTCGCTTTTCGACCGGGCGCCGCGCCCGCCTGTGGAACCGGCCATTACCGGGAAGGATATATTGCAATCCTGA
- a CDS encoding patatin-like phospholipase family protein, which translates to MLSWSLHRQSSEGEGSGSGISTTLETIPPPAPANKIKIALALGGGAARGWAHIGVLRALDEAKIEIGMIAGTSIGALVGGCYLAGKLDELESFARSLTMRRIASLLDLTIGGSGLFGGMRLTKRMQEHLEGLNVEDLDRPFVAVAAEVNTGHEVWIANGSLITALRASYALPGIFEPVRSNHRTLVDGALVNPVPVSVCRAYEQPLVVAVNLNYDLYGRSAVVRHNASLSPQEVQKQEEAPYARLGMTGVMVQAFNIIQDRIARARLAGDPPDISLQPRLSYIGLSEFHRAGEAIERGYEEARARLPEIQRMQEVYASPP; encoded by the coding sequence ATGCTGAGCTGGAGTCTGCATCGTCAAAGCTCTGAGGGCGAGGGTTCCGGTTCCGGCATATCTACCACACTTGAAACAATCCCTCCTCCGGCGCCTGCCAATAAGATCAAGATCGCTCTCGCGCTCGGCGGCGGTGCCGCCCGAGGATGGGCTCACATCGGGGTGCTGCGCGCCCTTGACGAGGCAAAAATCGAGATCGGCATGATTGCCGGCACCTCGATCGGCGCGCTGGTCGGCGGTTGTTATCTCGCCGGCAAGCTCGATGAACTCGAAAGCTTCGCGCGCTCGCTGACCATGCGCCGCATCGCAAGCCTTCTCGATCTCACCATCGGCGGCAGCGGCCTCTTCGGTGGCATGCGGCTGACCAAGCGCATGCAGGAGCATCTCGAAGGCCTGAACGTCGAAGACCTCGACCGGCCGTTCGTCGCCGTTGCAGCCGAGGTCAATACCGGCCACGAGGTCTGGATCGCCAATGGTTCGCTGATCACGGCGCTGCGCGCTTCCTATGCCCTGCCCGGCATTTTCGAGCCGGTGCGCAGCAACCACCGCACGCTGGTCGACGGTGCGCTGGTCAATCCGGTGCCCGTCTCCGTCTGCCGCGCCTACGAGCAGCCGCTCGTCGTCGCCGTCAATCTCAACTACGACCTCTACGGCCGCTCCGCCGTCGTCCGGCACAATGCCAGCCTCTCGCCACAGGAGGTGCAGAAGCAGGAAGAGGCGCCTTATGCGCGCCTCGGCATGACCGGCGTCATGGTCCAGGCCTTCAATATCATCCAGGACCGGATTGCCCGCGCCCGCCTTGCCGGCGATCCCCCTGATATTTCGCTGCAGCCGCGTCTCAGCTATATCGGCCTTTCCGAATTCCACCGGGCCGGCGAAGCGATCGAACGCGGCTACGAGGAAGCCAGAGCCCGGCTCCCCGAAATCCAGCGTATGCAGGAAGTCTACGCGAGCCCTCCCTGA
- a CDS encoding DUF1697 domain-containing protein has protein sequence MSMFVALLHSIVLTPDRRVIMEDLRALAEELGYREPRTLVSTGNLVFEADEVRPHELEVALEEGFEEKFGKHVDIIVRSDCTWMALCSTNPFKDGSGDQVIVRVMRLPVDPKKVEALKPLLAQGQRLAVVGGDLWIDFAGKPSQSKLLSALTTKRLGVGTMRNWNTVCGLAEMIM, from the coding sequence ATGAGCATGTTCGTCGCGCTCCTCCACAGCATCGTCCTGACGCCCGATCGCCGCGTCATCATGGAAGATTTGCGCGCGCTTGCCGAAGAGCTCGGCTATCGCGAACCGCGCACGCTGGTTTCAACAGGCAATCTCGTCTTCGAGGCCGACGAAGTCAGGCCGCACGAACTCGAGGTCGCGCTCGAAGAGGGTTTCGAAGAGAAGTTCGGCAAGCATGTCGATATCATCGTGCGCAGCGACTGCACCTGGATGGCGCTTTGCAGCACCAATCCCTTCAAGGATGGTAGCGGTGATCAGGTCATCGTTCGGGTGATGCGCCTGCCGGTGGATCCGAAGAAGGTGGAGGCGCTGAAGCCGCTGTTGGCGCAAGGCCAGCGCCTCGCCGTCGTCGGCGGCGACCTCTGGATCGATTTCGCCGGCAAGCCGAGCCAATCCAAGCTGCTTTCGGCGCTGACGACCAAGCGCCTCGGCGTCGGCACGATGCGCAACTGGAATACAGTGTGCGGCCTTGCCGAAATGATCATGTAG
- the yidD gene encoding membrane protein insertion efficiency factor YidD, which produces MCEFCALQASDEDDGGAAGSAKPRRITARRSRNYTGPFRKTPDRLLGMGLIRFYQLTLSGFIGNSCRHIPTCSEYGYESIARHGLWAGGWMTLFRVGRCGPGGTSGLDQVPEALGAEFRWWTPWRYIALGRKRG; this is translated from the coding sequence ATGTGCGAGTTCTGCGCCCTGCAGGCCAGCGATGAGGACGACGGTGGTGCCGCCGGCTCGGCAAAACCGCGTAGAATCACGGCACGCCGTTCCCGCAACTATACCGGCCCCTTCCGCAAGACTCCCGACCGTCTGCTCGGCATGGGGCTCATCCGTTTTTATCAGCTGACGCTTTCCGGCTTTATCGGCAATTCCTGCCGCCATATCCCGACCTGCTCCGAATATGGCTACGAGTCGATCGCCCGCCACGGGCTCTGGGCCGGCGGCTGGATGACACTTTTTCGCGTCGGCCGATGCGGCCCGGGCGGCACCAGCGGCCTCGACCAGGTGCCTGAGGCGCTCGGCGCCGAGTTTCGCTGGTGGACGCCGTGGCGCTATATTGCCCTCGGACGCAAAAGAGGGTGA
- the hisI gene encoding phosphoribosyl-AMP cyclohydrolase: MSQLIFNQPSEDKSALEDAGDFTPRFDDRGLITAIVTDAGDGELLMVAHMNAQALALTIQTGTAHYFSRSRGKIWKKGETSGNLQTVKEIRTDCDQDAIWLKVEVAGHDATCHTGRRSCFYRTITLRDGKPMLDIVDDELHFDPQDVYGK, encoded by the coding sequence ATGAGTCAACTGATCTTCAATCAACCATCCGAGGACAAGTCCGCGTTGGAGGACGCCGGTGATTTCACACCGCGTTTCGACGACCGCGGCCTGATCACCGCGATCGTGACCGATGCCGGCGACGGCGAACTGCTGATGGTGGCGCATATGAACGCCCAGGCGCTGGCGCTGACCATCCAGACCGGCACGGCCCATTATTTCAGCCGTTCGCGCGGCAAGATCTGGAAGAAGGGCGAGACCTCGGGCAATCTCCAGACGGTCAAGGAAATCCGCACCGATTGCGATCAGGACGCCATCTGGCTGAAGGTCGAGGTCGCCGGTCACGACGCTACCTGTCATACTGGCCGCCGCTCCTGCTTCTACCGGACGATCACGCTTCGGGACGGAAAGCCGATGCTTGATATCGTCGATGACGAGCTTCATTTCGATCCGCAGGACGTTTACGGAAAATAG
- a CDS encoding iron-sulfur cluster assembly scaffold protein → MDDIYNSKILEFAGNIPLTGTLADADASAQAHSKLCGSKVRIWLKMDGDIVTNFAHDVKACALGQASSSIMARHIVGATSAELRQARQDMLAMLKADGAGPAGRFEDMRYLLPVRDYKARHASTMLTFDAVVDALGQIEAKRAEVVEA, encoded by the coding sequence ATGGACGACATCTACAACAGCAAGATCCTCGAATTCGCGGGCAATATTCCGTTGACCGGCACGCTTGCGGATGCGGATGCGAGCGCCCAGGCCCACTCCAAGCTCTGCGGCTCGAAGGTGCGTATCTGGCTCAAGATGGACGGCGATATCGTCACCAATTTCGCCCATGACGTGAAGGCCTGCGCGCTCGGACAGGCCTCGTCCTCGATCATGGCCCGCCATATCGTCGGAGCCACATCGGCCGAACTACGCCAGGCACGCCAGGACATGCTCGCCATGCTGAAGGCGGACGGAGCGGGCCCCGCCGGGCGATTTGAAGACATGCGCTATCTGCTGCCGGTGCGGGACTACAAAGCCCGCCACGCATCGACAATGCTGACTTTCGATGCGGTGGTCGACGCGCTCGGGCAGATCGAAGCGAAACGGGCGGAAGTTGTCGAGGCGTAA